The DNA segment AATTTCTTTTCAAAGATAAAAAAAGTACTATTAACCAAAGAGAATTAGGCATTGATGTCCATTCCTATCCGCTGGCCCTACGTTTTATTACTCAGCAAAGCCCTGACCTTATTTTTATCGGAACGATCCGTGATACCGAAACAATGGCAGCAGCCATATCGGCGGCGGAACTTGGCGCTTTAGTGATGTCGACATTCCACACGATCAACGCCATTCAAACTATTGAACGAATTATTAATTTCTTCCCGCCTTACTTGCACGCTGAAGTCAGGATGCAACTGTCTTTGCTTTTGAAGGGGATTGTTTCTTTGCGCCTTATTCCGCGTAAAGACGGCAAGGGAAGAATTCCTGCTTATGAAACGATGGTGGTGACTCCGACGATCGCCCGTTTGATCAGAGAAGGAAATATTACACAAATCCAGTCTTTCATCGACGAAGGCCAGTTGCTTGGGATGCAGTCGTTCAAACAATCCTTGGTGCGCTTGGTGAGGGAAGGCTTTGTGGAGGAAGAAGATGCCCGCAGGCTCGCCGATAGTAAAGATGAATTTAATCTGGAATTACGCGGAATAAAAAGGTTTTCTTCGAATAATCTTTGAGGGAATCAGGGAAGTTTAAAGCGGGCCCCGACGCTATTCGTCGGGGCCCGCTTAATTAATTGTGTTTCTTTAAAGCTGTGTTATAATACCGCGTTATTTTTTCTAAGAAAGTACTCTACAGTGATATTGTTATGATTGACGACATTCGAAAAAAAATAGAATCTCTGGAATCCAAGCTGTCTTACCTTCGGGGGTTTCTTTGACCTGCCGCGTAAAATAGAGACGATGTCCGCTATTCAGGCCAAGATGTCCGAACCTGCCTTTTGGGATGACAATTCAAAAGCAAATAAATTGATGCGCGAATTAAAGGTTCTTAAATCTGAAGTTGAACCGTTCCAGGATCAGGTCAAAAAAATAGGGGATTTAAAGGAATTTCTGGAGATCTCCAAAAATGATCAGGATTTTCTCCTTCAGATCAAATCCGACGTTGATACAATAGAAAAAGATATTAATGCGACGGAATTGCGTGCTTTTTTATCAGGAGAATTTGACCATAATAATGCTATTCTAAGCATCAATGCCGGGGCCGGCGGGACCGAATCCTGCGATTGGGCCAATATGCTTCTTCGTATGTATTTGCGCTGGGCGGATAATAAGAATTATAAAGTAAAAACTTTGGATATTTTGCCCGGGGAAGAAGCCGGCATAAAAAACGTGACTATTTCGATAGAAGGTGAAGCGGCGTACGGATTTTTGAAAGCGGAAAAAGGCGTTCATCGTTTGGTCCGAATTTCTCCTTTTGATTCTAATAAACGCCGTCACACCTCGTTTGCTTCTGTTGATGTTATTCCGGAGATCGAGGATGACATTGAAATTGAGATCGATACAGATGATCTGCGTATTGATATTTTCCGTTCCTCCGGGCCCGGCGGGCAAAGCGTTAATACCACCGATTCAGCGGTGCGCTTAACACATCTTCCGACGGGTGTTGTGGTCCAGTGCCAAAACGAACGCTCGCAGCTGCAGAACCGGCAAACAGCCATGAAGATCTTACGCGCGCGGCTTTATGAAATCAGACAAAAAGAAAAAGATGATAAAATGTCTGTTGAGTACGGCGAGAAACAAAAGATCGAATGGGGAAGCCAGATCCGTTCTTACGTCATGCAGCCGTATACTTTAGTTAAAGATCATCGCAGTGATGTCGAAACCGGCAATGTCCTGAAAGTCTTAGACGGGGATATTGACTTTTTCATTGAATCCTTTTTAAAAATAAAATCAAAGAAAAGCTAATATGTTCGATTTTTTTATCCGTAGTTCTATCGTCAATTCCGCTCAACGGTTTATTGACCGCTTAACCCCTGAGGTTAATGTCCATATCCCTAAGGATCTGCCTTTGCCTTCCATCGGTATTATTAAAAGAATGAGCGCTGTCGTTTCTCAAGTAAATGGGTTGGAAGAAAAGGTGCGAAAATTATCCGACGAACAATTGAGACTAGCCACCGAACAATTCAAACAAAAGATAAGAGAATCTATCAAATCTAACGAAGAAGAAGTTAAGAAAATAAATTCTCTTTATATCGCTTCTTTTTCGCAGGATGAAAAAGAATCATTAAGCTTAGATCTTAATCGCGCCAAAGAAGACCTGCGCCGTGTGAGAGAAAATACCTTGCGAGAGATTCTGCCGGAAGCCTTTGCCGTTGTCCGTGAAGCCGGGCGGCGTAAATTAAATATGCGCCATTTCGACATTCAACTTATCGGTGGTATGGTTTTACACGAGGGAAAAATTACCGAAATGGCGACCGGTGAAGGAAAAACATTAGTAGCAACCTTAGCGGCATATCTTAATGCCTTAGCCGGAAAAGGTGTTCATGTGGTGACCGTTAACGATTATTTAGCCAAGCGCGACCGGGAATGGATGGGGCCTCTTTATGAAATGTTGGGTCTTACCGTTGGCGTCATTCAACATGATATGGACAGCCGTCAACGTCAACAAGCTTACGGTTGTGACATTACGTACGGAACGAACAATGAATTTGGTTTTGATTATCTGCGCGACAATATGGTCAATTACAAAGAAGAGATGGTCCAGCCCGGCCATCACTTCGCTATTGTTGACGAAGTGGACAGTATTTTAGTTGATGAAGCCAGAACGCCTTTGATCATTTCCGGCCCGGCGGAAGAATCGACCGATAAATACTATCGCGCCAATGAGATCATTCAAAAACTCAAAGGGCGCCGTGTTACCGAAAAAGAAGAAATCGACGCCAAGCACCGCGGTGAAGATCTTTCTAAGGGATTTGATTATGTGGCCGAGGAAAAAGCAAAATCAATTTCTTTGACCGAAGACGGCGAATTAAAATCAGCCAAGCTTTTTGGTGTTGCGACATTGCATGATATTGAAACGACCGAATACCGCCACCATATTTTACAGGCCTTAAGAGCCAGAGAATTTTTCCGCCTGGACGTTGATTATGTTGTGCGCGACGGAAAAGTCGTGATCGTCGATGAATTTACCGGGCGTATGATGCCGGGACGCCGCTGGTCGGACGGCCTTCATCAAGCGGTTGAAGCGAAAGAAGGCATTAAGATCGAGCGGGAAAATCAAACATTGGCCACCATCACGTTCCAAAATTATTTCCGTATGTATGAAAAACTTTCAGGGATGACCGGTACGGCTTATACGGAAGCCAATGAATTTAAGCAGATCTATAAACTTGATTGTATCGTGATGCCGACCAACCGAGTTTTAAGCCGGACAAATCATCCGGATTCGATTTATAAGACCGAGCAGGAAAAATTTAATGCTGTTGTTGAGGAGATCAATACATTGCATATCAAAGGTCGTCCGGTTTTAGTCGGGACGATCTCCATTGAAAGATCCGAATATTTATCTAGCCTCTTAAAGCGCCGCGGCATCGCGCATCAAGTTCTTAACGCGAAGTATCATGAGTTAGAAGCGCATATCGTTGCGCAAGCCGGACGCTATAAAGCGGTCACTATCGCCACCAACATGGCCGGACGCGGAACAGATATTGTTTTGGGCGGAAACGCGGAATATCTCGCCAGGAGTTTAGCCGAAGAAAAAAGCAAAGAAGCCGCAGAGCAGCCTGCTCAGGAAGATTCGTATCAAAAATTTCTTGTACAATTTAAAACACAAACCAAAGAAGAGCATGAAAAGGTCATTGTGGCCGGCGGCCTACATGTTTTAGGGACCGAGCGCCATGAATCGCGGCGCATTGATAATCAGTTGCGCGGGCGTTCCGGACGTCAGGGCGATCCGGGCTCATCAAGATTTTATGTTTCTTTGGAAGATGATCTGATGCGCCTTTTTGGTTCTGACCGGATCATGAATATCATGAATACTTTAGGGATGGAAGAAGGCCAAGTGATCGAGCACCCCTTAGTGACGCGCGCCATTGAGATCGCTCAAAAGAGAGTGGAAACGCATAACTTTGAAATTCGTAAGCAGCTTTTGGAATATGACAATGTGATGAATAAACAGCGTGAGGTTATTTATCGCATGCGCCGTTCTATTCTCGATGGAGAAAATATCAAAGAACGTATCCTGCAGGCCATCGACGATGCCGGGTATAATTTGACACTGCAATATTTATCCAATGAGCCGCAAGATATTGAAGGCATGATATCAGCGCTTAAATCACAATTTGGTTTTAATCTGCAAGCTTCCTTGGACGAATTATCAACAATGACCAAAGAGCAACTGACAGATTTTATCATTGAACAATTAAAAAACGCCTATCACGAGAAAGAAAAAGAAGTTGCGCCGGAACATCTGCGCGGCCTCGAGCGGATCATTTTGCTTCAGACGATCGATTCTAAGTGGAAAGATCATCTTTACGCGATGGATCAATTAAAAGAGGGAATTCATTACCGCGCGTTTGCCCAGCGTGATCCATTGGTGGAATATCAGCGGGAAGGTTTCTTGATGTTTGAACAGATGTATGCTTCCATCAGTGAAGAAGTCGCGCAGACGATGTTTAAGGTGCAAGCCGTTGCGCCTAAAGAACAGTTCAAGGGTGTTTTTAGCTCCCTGCCGCAACAATTTGTGCATAGCGATTTTTCAAGTCTTTCGCAACAAGCCGGGCAACGTAAAGCTCAGCAGCAACCAGATCAGCCACAACCACAAGAACGCCAAAAACCTGCAGCGCCTCAAACATATCATAGAGCCGGTCCCGACGTGGGGCGTAACGATCCGTGCCCTTGCGGCAGCGGGAAAAAATATAAAAAATGTTGTGGCCGCAATTCCTAATATCATGACACAAAAATATCTTCGATACGCATGACAAATTCACGATCTGTATTCTCCTACGATTTTTTTAAACATCCTCTTTTTTTGTGCCTTTTAAGCGCCAGCTTTCTTGTTTTATCTTTTCCTCAATTTGATATCTGGATTTTTGCTTGGGTTGCTCTTATTCCGCTCATGGCGGCTTTAGACGGAAAAAAGATCCTCGCGTCATTTTTCTTAAGTTATTTCACGGGTGTATTATTTTTTGCCGGAACCCTTTTCTGGTTTATTCATGTGACTCTTTTAGGGATGATCTTGCTTATTTTATACTTTGCCGTTTATTTTGGATTATTTGGGCTCGGGTATTATTTCTTCTCTAAACAAGCGGTTCTTTCCAAAATCTTTGTTTTGCCGTCGCTTTGGGTTATTTTAGAATTAGCAAGGTCGCGTTTATTAAGCGGTTTTGGCTGGGTGAGCATGGGGCATTCTCAATATAAAAATCTGCCGCTCATTCAAGTTGCCGATATCGCGGGGATGTTCGTTATTTCTTTTGTTGTGGTGATGGCTAATGTTCTTTTCAAGGAAGTGATGACAAAAAAACTTAGCCGCGCGTATATCAAGAAAGAAATCTTAATTCCGGCTGTTTTAGTTATTTTTGTTTTAACGTCTTTTTTGGTTTACGGATCTTATCGGTTGAACCAGCCAAGAACGCCGGCGCAATTTAACATAGCGGTCATCCAGGCCAATATCGCGCAGGAGATGAAATGGAATGAGGAATTCTGGCCGGCGATCTTAAAGAAACATTTAGACTTAACGCAAGAAGCGGCTCAGCAAAAACCGGATCTGATCATCTGGCCGGAAACAGCTTTTCCGGGATTTGTGTGGGAGTCGCCGGAACTTTTCTCTAGCTTAAGAGAAGTCGTGGCGAAAAATAAGATCCCTCTTCTTTTAGGCCTGGTGATACAAAATGACGGCGCGTATTATAATTCAGCCATCCTTATCAATAAAGACGGGAAAATCATCAAGCAGCATGACAAGTTACATCTGGTTCCCTTTGGAGAATATGTTCCCTTAAGGGATGTTTTTCCTTTTTTGGCGGATTTGGCTCCCATCGGGGATTTTACTCCGGGGATGGAATATACGCTTTTTCCTGCCATGGTCGAGGCAAAACCGAAAGATAGGTCTATCGGAGATTTTTCTGTCCTCATCTGTTTTGAAGACACTGTTCCTGAGATTTCCGCGAAATTTACGCAAGCGAAAACAAATCTTTTGATCAATATGACCAATGATGCCTGGTTTAAAGACACTAAAGCTCCGTTTTTGCATTTACAGGCGGCGGTTTTTCGTACCATTGAAAATCGTAAAAACTTAGTGCGCGCCGCCAATACGGGAGTGAGTTGTTTTATCGATGAGTTTGGAAAAATAACGAATTATGTTCAAAATAAAAATGGCAAGAAGACTTATGTGGCCGGTTACGCCACCGGCGATGTCGCTCTTAATACGACACAAACGTTTTACACAAAACATCCAGATCTTTTTACATATTTTTGTTTTGGCGGTATACTAATGGGGATCGCGTTAAAGAAATTAAAAATTTCAGCATGGACCAAATCTTAAGCGGAGCTTGGCAATGAAGAAACCTCCTATCAGTATTGTTATTTTATCCTGCGGGCTTTTCTTGGCCTATGGGAAAATTATTTTGCAATATCAAGGGCTTAATCCTTGGCTGACGGCTGTTTCCTGGGTTTTTGTGATCAGTAGCGTCGGACTTTTATTCTTGCAAGAATGGGCCCGGAAGATCTTATTTTTCTTAAGCTTTTTTTTGATCGTATTTTACGCGTACGCGTTTAACTTCATCGCGCTGCTGAATCAGCACATTACGCCACTTTCATTTATCGCGATCGTTATGCCATTGGTCTTAACGGTTTTCTTCCTTAATCTTTCCGGCGTAAAGAAATATTTCCAGAAAATGCTGATCCAGCCCAAAGGGACCATTCTTGCAATCGATGATGACCGTGGCTTGCTCAAACTGCTGAAAGTAAATCTTACTTCAAAGGGATTTGATGTTGTAACCGCTTTAACAGGCGAGCAAGGATTAGAATTAGCGAGAAAAAGGCATCCCAATTTGATCCTGCTGGATGTTATTTTGCCGGGGAAAAAGGGGCGGCAGGTTTGCAAAGAATTAAAGGAAGACCCAAAAACGAAAGATATTCCGGTTGTTTTCCTAACGGCCAAAGATTCTCCCGACGATGTTCAAGCCGAGAAGGAAGCCGGGGCGGTGGCGCATATCACCAAGCCGATCGATTCCAAGAAACTTTTTGCTGACATTAGCAGGATACTTGGAATTTAAATCAACAGGGAGCAAGGTCATGGACATCAAATCCGTTAAGATCAATAAACCTGAAGATGTGAATGTTATTATCGGGCAAGCCCATTTTATTAAAACCGTGGAAGATCTCTATGAAGCGATCGTTTCGGCGGCCGGGCAAATAAAATTTGGGTTGGCGTTTTGCGAGGCTTCGGGAGATTGCAAGATCCGCGCGGAAGGCAATGATGAGGCGCTTAAGAAACTAGCTGTCGATAATGCCATGAATTTATCCGCCGGGCATAGTTTTGTGATTATGCTGTCGAACGGATTTCCGATCAATATCTTAAATCAGATCAAGAGTGTTGTTGAGGTATGCACGATCTTTGCGGCCACGGCGAATCCATTGGAGGTGATCATTGCCGATAACGGTTTTGGCCGAGGGATCCTAGGTGTCATTGACGGGTCAAAACCTAAAGGCATTGAAGATGAAAAGGATATCAAATGGCGTAAAGATCTTTTGCGCAAATTTGGGTATAAGCGTTAATTTTTAGCTTTACACCTTCCTAAAAATCGCTATTATTCTCCTATTATGATGAGCATTAATGACCGAATAAAAACATTTAAAAGGGACTTTGCGCGAAATAGCCTCTATGTTTCCTCGGCGGTCCTCAATCGCCTGCCGTATCCCTTCGTAAGGCTCTTAACACATCTTTTTATTGCCATCGGTTTTCGTTGTGCAGTACGTCAGCGCCGGATCGCCGCCGAAAGCCTTCAGATCGCCTTTGGCCGGCAAAAGACCCAAGCTGAAATAAAGAAAATTACCCGTGATTGTTTTGAGAATTTTGGAAGAGGGATGATCGAGCTTATTTATTTTATGGGCCATCCTAAGATGATCAAGCAGCGTGTTCAATTTGAAGGAAAAGAATATTTAGACGCGGCGCTGCGCCAAGGTAACGGTGTTATTGCCGTCAGCGCTCATTTTGGGAATTTTCCTCTCATGCTTTTGCGTTTTGCCCAGGAAGGGTATAAAACGAACGCGATCATTCGTCCGGCTCGCGATCAAAAGATCGAGGAATACTTTTTTGCTTTACGTACCAAGTTGGGGCTTAATACGATCTACAGTCATCCCAGAAAAGATTGCGTGAATAATTCTTTGAAAGTGTTGCGCAATAATGAATTTCTGTTCATTCCGTTGGACCAAAATTTTGGCAGTGCGGGTGGAGTTTTTGTTGATTTCTTCGGACAAAAAGCAGCCACCGCGACAGGGCCGGTCATTTTCGCGATGCGGGCGGGCGCTCCGCTTTTGCCGATCTTTGTGATCCGTCAAAAAGATGATACGCATAAGATCATCATTGATCCGCCGCTTTATCTACAAGAAGGAAAAGACAGTGCGGATACGATCTTCATCAATACGGCGCGCATTACTCAAGTGATCGAACGCTACATCACGGCATATCCTCAAGAGTGGGGATGGATGCATCGAAGGTGGAAGAGCCGCCCGGCGTCTGAGGCGCAAAATCCAACCTCAACGGAGGTAATGGTATAAATGAATGTTAAGAAGAATATTCTATTTTTTGTGGGAGGCTTCACGGTATTTGTGATCGGGATCGGGCTCGTCTTGACATTTTGGCAAGATGTTGTTAGCGTGTTTCGTGGCATGGTGGGAATTGTCCTGGCATTGGCGGGAATTTTGATCCTTGTGTTGGTTAAAGATTAACCCTTATTTAAGGTAGGCCATCTATGAAAAAACAATTAAAGCGTTATTTTATATACGGTTTAACGATCTTTTTACCGATTATGCTGACCGTTTATCTTATCATTCTCACCTTTAATTTTATTGATGGGTTTTTGGGAAAAGCCATCAAGCCGATCTTCATCAATATTTTTGGATTTTATTTTAACGGAACAAGCATTCTTATTTTTATTCTTCTGATATTTTCGATCGGGTTTGTAACTACGCATTTTTTGGGAAAAAAGCTTTATCCTTGGTTCGAAAAACAACTTTTAAAATTACCGTTTTTTAGGCAGGTATACCCTGCGATGAAGGAAATTGCTTTGTTTCTTTTTTCCCATGAAAGGCCGGCGTTTAAACAGGTTGTCTTGGTCGAATATCCGCGCAAAGGCGCCTATTCACTGGGGTTTTTGATGAATGATTCCGCTAAAAGCATTTGCCAAAAAATCGGAAAAGAAACTTGCAATGTCCTCATTCCCACTTCGCCAAGCCCGTTTTCCGGGTTTGTGGTCATTATCCCCAAGGATGAAGTTATTCTGACGGATATGACGGTTGAACAGGCAGTTAAATTCTTTGTTTCCGATGGTGTTGTTAATCCTGAATGAGCGCATGCTAAAAGATATTAAGCTGGTGATCTTTGACTTGGATGGAACATTGGTAGACGCTTATCCGGCGATCGTGCGCAGTTTTAACTTGACGATGCGCAAGTTGAATTTACCAACGCAAAAAAGCACGGTTATCCATCGTGCGGTCGGCTGGGGCGATAAGAATTTATTAAAACCATTTGTCGGCGATAAAAATATTTCTATGGCTTTACGGATCTACCGCAAGGACCATAAGACTTCTTTACGCCAAAAGACGAAATTTTTGCCTCACGCGAAAGACTTGTTGGCGTATCTTAAAAAGAAAAAATATCGTTTAGCGATCGCCAGTAATCGCCCGACCAAGTTCACGCACATTATCTTGGAACATCTTAAAGTTAAAGATTGGTTTGACTATATTCTTTGTGGCGATAAAATGAAAAGGTCAAAACCGCATCCGGATATTTTGCTAAAGACCTTAAATAGGTTCTCTCTTCGCCCTCAAGAAGCGGTTTATGTGGGCGATATGACGGTTGATGTCTTAGCCGGGAAAAGAGCCAAGATCAAAACGATCGCGGTTGCGACCGGATCAAACACAAAAAAAGAATTACAAAAATTAAAGCCGTTTCGTCTGATCGATCACGTCGGCGAATTAAAAAAGATCTTAGACGGCGCGGCCGGTTAAAAACTTTTTGATTATCAATCTTGAAAGGAGAATGTAATGGGAAAAAGAAAAAGAAGAGGAAAACTCAAGTGGCGTTCTAAAAGAGCACGGCATGGCAAAAGCCCGACAAAAGGGCATTAAACGCGCCGTTTTAAATAAAAGTGACAATCAGCTTAGAACTATTTTCTAAAAAAAGAGGAAGGTTACTAATGAACAGCAAAAAAATTAAATGGGGTATATCCGCTTTCATTTTTTTCATTGTTTGCGCCGCCCTTTTGACGATTGCTCCGTCTGTTTTTGCCAGTGAAGCCGATATGATCGTTCCTGATCTAAGCACGGCGACATTTTTGAATACCGATGGGCGCACCATGTTGACGTGGGGGATAGGGATCTGTATTTTTGGGTTTATTTTTGGTATGGTGCAGTATGTCCAGATCAAGAAGATGCCTGTCCATAAGTCGATGCATGAGATCTCCGAGCTTATTTTTGAAACATGCAAAACGTATTTGATCACGCAGGGAAAATTTATTTTGATCTTGGAGGCCTTGATCGGCATTGTGATCGTGGCTTATTTTGGTTGGTTGCGGCATTTTGAAGCCAACAAAGTCGTTATTATCCTTATCTGCAGTTTGGTTGGTATTGCCGGAAGTTATTTTGTGGCGTGGTTCGGGATGCGCATTAATACCTTTGCCAATTCGCGCTCGGCCTTTGCCAGCTTATCCGGTAAACCGTTTCCGGTCAGTGCCATTCCTTTAAAAGCCGGGATGAGCATCGGTATGCTTCTTATTTCAACCGAACTTTTTGTTATGTTGTGTATTTTGCTTTTCATTAATCCCGAATACGCGGGCCCGTGTTTTATCGGTTTCGCCATCGGTGAATCATTGGGTGCTTCGGTTTTAAGATTGGCGGGCGGTATTTTTACTAAGATCGCCGATATCGGTTCTGATCTGATGAAGATCGTTTTCAATATTAAAGAAGACGATGCCAGAAATCCTGGCGTTATTGCCGATTGTACGGGAGATAATGCCGGTGATTCTGTCGGGCCGACGGCTGACGGTTTTGAAACATATGGTGTTACGGGCGTTGCGCTGATCACCTTTATTTTATTGGCCGTTCACGGGCCGCTTTTACAGGCGCAGCTTTTGGCGTGGATCTTTGTCATGCGCTTAGTGATGATCATCGCTAGCGGCCTTTCTTATTGGATCAATGACATGATCTCTAAGGCGCGATACAGCCAGGCAACAGAAATGAATTTCGAAGTACCTTTGACCTCTCTTGTTTGGATCACCTCTTTGGTATCGGTTGCTTTGACATACGGCGTTTCGTATCTTTTGATCGCGCCTTTAGGTGACGGGACGATCTGGTGGAAATTAGCGTCGATCATTACCTGCGGGACAATGGCGGGCGCGATCATCCCTGAAGCGGTCAAGATCTTTACGTCGACCGATTCAGCCTATGTGAGAAATATCCTCAATTCTTCTCGTAAGGGCGGAGCTTCCCTGAACATCCTAGCAGGTTTAACGACGGGAAACTTCAGCGCTTACTGGATGGGATTTGCGATTTTATTTTTAATGTGGATCTCATATCAGGTAAGTATGTTAGGGTTAGATCAATTGATGTT comes from the Candidatus Omnitrophota bacterium genome and includes:
- a CDS encoding sodium-translocating pyrophosphatase; translated protein: MNSKKIKWGISAFIFFIVCAALLTIAPSVFASEADMIVPDLSTATFLNTDGRTMLTWGIGICIFGFIFGMVQYVQIKKMPVHKSMHEISELIFETCKTYLITQGKFILILEALIGIVIVAYFGWLRHFEANKVVIILICSLVGIAGSYFVAWFGMRINTFANSRSAFASLSGKPFPVSAIPLKAGMSIGMLLISTELFVMLCILLFINPEYAGPCFIGFAIGESLGASVLRLAGGIFTKIADIGSDLMKIVFNIKEDDARNPGVIADCTGDNAGDSVGPTADGFETYGVTGVALITFILLAVHGPLLQAQLLAWIFVMRLVMIIASGLSYWINDMISKARYSQATEMNFEVPLTSLVWITSLVSVALTYGVSYLLIAPLGDGTIWWKLASIITCGTMAGAIIPEAVKIFTSTDSAYVRNILNSSRKGGASLNILAGLTTGNFSAYWMGFAILFLMWISYQVSMLGLDQLMLAPSVFAFGLVAFGFLGMGPVTIAVDSYGPVADNAQSIYELSLIETIPNIKEEIKRDFGFEPQFEKSKYLLEANDGAGNTFKATTKPVLIGTAVVGATTMIFSIIVLLTNGLVDNIDKLSILYPPFLLGLMAGGAVIYWFTGATIHAVTSGAYHAVAFIKGNIKLEGVQRASTEDSKKVVEICTKFAQKGMVNLFLAALFSTLAFACFDSYFFIGYLISIALFGLFQAIFMANAGGAWDNAKKVVEVELREKGTELHAATVIGDTVGDPFKDTSAVAINPIIKFTTLFGLLAIEIAIQLSRTMNSVLAGVFFAISVFFVLRSFYDMRIATSKD